The following coding sequences lie in one candidate division WOR-3 bacterium genomic window:
- the dnaK gene encoding molecular chaperone DnaK: protein MAKVVGIDLGTTFSCVAVMERGQPVVIPNPEGGRITPSVVALGKERLVGTLARRQAVINPETTIYSIKRFMGRRYTEVGEEIKRVPFKVVPAENGDAWVEVGGQKYSPPEVSAMVLQYLKKAAEAYLGEAVTKAVITVPAYFNDSQRQATKDAGKIAGLEVLRIINEPTAASLAYGLDKKKAEKIAVYDLGGGTFDISILEIGEGVFEVKSTNGDTHLGGDDFDQRVMDWIIEEFKRENGIDLAKDKTALQRIREAAEKAKCELSTSMETSISLPFICADEKKGPLHIDMKLTRSKLEFLVADLIDRTFEPVKQALTDARLTPRDIDEVILVGGQTRMPKVQALVREFFGKEPHKGINPDEVVAIGAAIQGAVLAGEVKDIVLLDVTPLSLGIETLGGVMTRIIERNTTIPTRKTQTFTTAEDNQPAVTVHVLQGEREMAADNRTLGRFELSGIPPAPRGIPQIDVTFDIDADGILHVTAKDKATGKEQSIRITASSGLSKEEVERKVSEAQAHAAEDRRKRELVDSRNRADTLIYQTERTLKDFGTRVAADEKKKIDEAIAALKTAMKGDDKAAIDSAIEELQKVSYKLAEEMYRQQQAETQAKSGGAKEKDKPESGKTVDADYQVIDDEEKK, encoded by the coding sequence ATGGCAAAGGTAGTTGGCATAGACTTGGGCACGACGTTTTCGTGCGTAGCGGTTATGGAGCGGGGCCAGCCAGTCGTTATCCCGAACCCAGAGGGCGGCAGGATAACGCCTTCGGTTGTGGCACTGGGTAAAGAACGGCTTGTTGGCACGTTGGCGAGAAGGCAGGCAGTAATCAACCCTGAGACGACGATATATTCGATCAAACGCTTCATGGGCCGACGCTACACCGAGGTTGGCGAGGAAATAAAGCGAGTGCCATTCAAGGTTGTGCCGGCTGAGAATGGCGATGCCTGGGTTGAGGTCGGCGGGCAGAAGTATTCTCCGCCTGAGGTGTCAGCGATGGTGCTCCAGTATCTAAAGAAAGCGGCTGAAGCGTACTTGGGAGAAGCCGTTACCAAGGCGGTCATCACGGTGCCGGCGTACTTCAATGATTCTCAGCGTCAGGCGACCAAGGACGCAGGTAAGATTGCGGGTCTTGAGGTATTGCGTATCATCAACGAGCCAACCGCGGCGTCATTGGCCTACGGCTTGGACAAGAAGAAGGCCGAGAAAATCGCAGTTTACGACTTGGGCGGTGGAACCTTCGACATCTCAATACTTGAAATCGGCGAGGGTGTGTTTGAGGTGAAGAGCACGAATGGTGACACGCATCTCGGTGGCGACGACTTTGACCAGCGCGTGATGGACTGGATTATCGAGGAGTTCAAACGGGAAAACGGCATTGACCTCGCCAAGGACAAGACTGCACTTCAGCGTATACGGGAGGCGGCAGAGAAGGCAAAGTGCGAGCTTTCGACTTCGATGGAGACTTCGATAAGCCTGCCGTTCATTTGTGCGGACGAGAAGAAGGGGCCGTTGCACATTGATATGAAGTTGACGCGGTCCAAGCTGGAGTTTCTGGTTGCGGACCTGATTGATCGTACTTTTGAACCGGTGAAACAAGCGCTCACCGACGCACGACTTACCCCGCGCGATATTGATGAAGTTATTCTTGTCGGTGGTCAGACCCGGATGCCCAAAGTGCAAGCACTGGTACGGGAATTCTTCGGCAAAGAGCCGCACAAGGGTATCAATCCGGATGAGGTAGTGGCAATCGGCGCGGCGATTCAGGGCGCAGTACTTGCGGGTGAGGTTAAGGACATTGTGCTGCTTGATGTGACGCCTCTTTCACTGGGCATCGAGACCCTGGGCGGGGTGATGACACGGATCATCGAGCGCAATACCACGATTCCAACCCGCAAGACTCAGACTTTCACTACGGCAGAAGACAATCAGCCGGCGGTTACGGTACACGTGCTGCAGGGCGAGCGCGAGATGGCAGCCGACAACCGTACCCTTGGCCGGTTCGAACTCTCGGGTATTCCGCCCGCGCCCCGAGGGATCCCACAGATTGACGTTACGTTCGACATTGACGCGGACGGAATTTTGCACGTCACAGCCAAGGATAAGGCCACCGGCAAGGAGCAAAGCATCCGAATAACCGCTTCCTCCGGTCTGTCTAAGGAGGAAGTCGAACGTAAAGTCAGTGAGGCACAGGCCCATGCAGCCGAAGACCGACGCAAGCGTGAGTTGGTTGACAGCCGCAATCGGGCGGATACTCTTATTTACCAGACCGAACGGACGCTGAAGGATTTTGGCACCCGGGTGGCGGCGGACGAAAAGAAAAAGATAGACGAGGCGATTGCGGCGCTCAAGACTGCGATGAAGGGCGACGATAAGGCGGCGATTGATTCAGCAATCGAGGAACTCCAGAAGGTCAGTTACAAGCTGGCTGAAGAGATGTACCGCCAGCAGCAGGCCGAAACCCAAGCGAAGTCCGGTGGTGCGAAAGAGAAGGACAAGCCCGAATCGGGCAAGACGGTTGATGCCGACTATCAGGTCATTGACGACGAGGAGAAGAAGTAA
- a CDS encoding nucleotide exchange factor GrpE yields the protein MDTDNSVDPVVQYSGKANEARKGPVAELVERCAALEQECAEHKDRYIRSLADFDNYRRRVQRDFEVVRHAAIEAIMADLLPVLDNFDRALATLRSGLDTGIQSADDDTQADSQRCQASNGGATGVDVGHAPTPGGAASEWTSLLGRIREGISLIRRQMYDVLGRHGLEEYSCLGEEFDPRRAEAVSFVHTDDHKPDTVVEEHCRGYSCRGKVIRPAKVVVAKQTGKSDERTK from the coding sequence ATGGATACTGATAACAGTGTGGACCCGGTGGTACAATACTCCGGTAAGGCAAACGAGGCACGGAAGGGGCCAGTTGCAGAGCTGGTCGAGAGGTGTGCGGCGCTGGAGCAGGAGTGTGCCGAGCACAAGGACCGGTATATACGTTCGCTTGCTGACTTTGATAACTACCGGCGGCGTGTGCAGCGGGATTTCGAAGTCGTACGGCACGCTGCCATCGAGGCCATAATGGCAGACCTGCTGCCAGTGCTGGACAATTTTGACCGAGCATTGGCGACGCTGCGGTCTGGACTGGACACCGGCATACAATCAGCGGACGATGATACGCAGGCGGATAGTCAGAGATGTCAGGCGAGCAACGGAGGTGCAACGGGTGTTGACGTCGGGCATGCGCCGACGCCCGGGGGAGCGGCCTCGGAGTGGACTTCCTTGCTGGGGAGGATACGCGAGGGCATTTCGCTTATAAGAAGGCAGATGTATGACGTACTGGGCCGGCACGGGCTTGAGGAGTACAGCTGCCTCGGCGAAGAGTTTGACCCCAGGCGAGCCGAGGCGGTGAGTTTTGTCCATACCGATGACCACAAACCTGACACTGTGGTTGAGGAGCATTGTCGAGGCTACAGTTGCCGCGGTAAGGTAATAAGGCCGGCCAAGGTGGTAGTTGCGAAGCAGACCGGTAAAAGTGACGAAAGGACGAAGTAA
- a CDS encoding folylpolyglutamate synthase/dihydrofolate synthase family protein encodes MNYEKQAKPRNRFKLDNIRRLLALAGNPQAQLKNVVLVGGTKGKGSVCYMLESALRACGLRTGLFVSPHVSTVRERIQLDGEYLSKRAFAALAERFRPLVRQQPVSYFELITAMAFELFARKQPDWTVIEVGLGGRLDATNLCKPTVSVITRIGLDHVAVLGRTVRKIAREKAGIMRVGRPVVIGMQVPEAKAELSHQAYRIGAELVPATDRVRVWNVEAVSVQKAKVPGAQGLGGGVAFSVLSELGAGRIELPLLGQHQVENCATVLGVLGLLAREDCRIRLDSVKQGLAKVSIPARCQVVSQEPLVVLDSCHNPDSGRALAEAIEMHLGTKVILVYGSLSGKLITATVAPLVPKVEIVILVEPASPRAEKISHLKRIFTRLGIRHVAAGSVRTGLAEALRLAADKTPVVVAGSFYVAGEALQELGKKQKQTVLVADKGK; translated from the coding sequence GTGAACTACGAGAAGCAAGCGAAACCGAGAAACCGGTTCAAGCTCGACAATATCCGCAGGCTGCTCGCGCTGGCCGGAAACCCGCAGGCCCAACTCAAGAACGTGGTTCTTGTGGGCGGAACTAAAGGCAAGGGTTCGGTCTGCTACATGCTCGAATCAGCGCTGAGGGCGTGCGGGCTTCGCACGGGACTGTTCGTCTCGCCGCACGTCAGCACGGTCAGGGAGAGGATCCAGTTGGACGGTGAGTATCTCTCGAAACGTGCTTTCGCCGCCTTGGCCGAACGTTTTCGGCCACTTGTTCGCCAGCAGCCAGTGAGTTACTTCGAACTGATAACAGCAATGGCGTTTGAGCTGTTTGCCCGTAAGCAGCCGGACTGGACCGTGATCGAGGTCGGACTTGGGGGTAGGCTGGACGCAACGAATCTCTGCAAACCTACGGTTTCGGTAATCACCCGTATCGGGCTTGACCATGTGGCGGTGCTCGGCAGAACTGTGCGTAAGATAGCGCGCGAAAAGGCGGGTATCATGCGGGTTGGCCGGCCGGTTGTCATCGGAATGCAGGTGCCCGAAGCCAAGGCAGAACTCTCGCACCAGGCGTACCGAATAGGCGCAGAACTGGTGCCAGCCACTGACCGGGTCCGAGTCTGGAACGTTGAGGCAGTATCAGTGCAGAAGGCTAAGGTACCCGGGGCTCAGGGCCTAGGTGGTGGAGTTGCTTTTTCCGTCTTGTCTGAGCTCGGCGCAGGGAGGATAGAGCTACCGCTGCTTGGGCAGCACCAAGTGGAGAACTGCGCAACCGTACTCGGTGTGCTTGGGCTGTTGGCCCGCGAGGACTGCCGGATTAGGCTTGATAGCGTGAAGCAGGGACTTGCCAAGGTGAGTATCCCAGCTCGATGCCAAGTTGTATCACAAGAGCCACTCGTAGTCTTGGATTCGTGCCACAATCCTGATTCCGGACGTGCCCTGGCTGAAGCAATTGAGATGCACCTTGGCACAAAGGTTATCCTCGTTTACGGTTCCCTTTCCGGCAAACTCATCACTGCGACGGTCGCGCCGCTCGTACCGAAGGTTGAGATTGTGATACTCGTAGAGCCCGCTTCGCCGCGGGCTGAGAAGATTTCGCATTTGAAACGCATCTTCACCCGGCTTGGGATTCGGCACGTTGCGGCCGGTAGCGTGAGAACTGGACTGGCTGAGGCGCTGCGTCTTGCCGCAGACAAAACCCCTGTTGTGGTAGCCGGTTCGTTCTATGTTGCAGGCGAGGCGCTTCAGGAACTAGGCAAGAAGCAGAAACAGACAGTGCTAGTGGCTGACAAAGGTAAGTAA
- the lpxA gene encoding acyl-ACP--UDP-N-acetylglucosamine O-acyltransferase, with translation MRTERPRLATAAQQDSDPDALPAPRVHPSAVVAPEVQLGAGSEVGPFCRLEGRVRVGMRCRFGTGAVIGSAPMDRNYRGEDTAVVIGSDNVFCEYVTANRATGDGKMTIIGDSNLVMAYVHIGHNCRIGSGCIITNGVQLAGHVEVGDRANIGGLTGIHQFCRVGELAMVGACSYVNKDVPPFVVAAGNPCRVRGLNLRGMERAGVPREAVLLLKQVYRLVYRSGLNLAQAVAQIEAEILPSAQPGCGLEQIGSFLEFAQTTRRGLELRTGDDSETVGSE, from the coding sequence GTGAGAACGGAGCGGCCGCGACTCGCTACTGCTGCGCAGCAGGATTCAGACCCTGATGCCCTGCCAGCGCCACGGGTGCATCCGAGTGCCGTTGTCGCACCCGAGGTACAACTGGGCGCCGGGTCGGAGGTTGGGCCATTCTGTCGGCTTGAGGGCAGGGTGCGCGTCGGTATGCGATGCCGGTTCGGAACCGGAGCGGTCATTGGTTCGGCACCAATGGACCGGAACTATCGCGGGGAGGATACCGCGGTTGTCATCGGTTCGGACAATGTGTTCTGCGAGTACGTAACCGCAAACCGGGCGACCGGTGACGGTAAGATGACGATCATCGGAGACAGCAACCTGGTGATGGCATATGTGCATATTGGACACAACTGTCGTATCGGGAGCGGTTGCATCATTACCAACGGCGTGCAACTTGCCGGTCATGTCGAGGTCGGAGATCGGGCAAACATCGGCGGGCTCACTGGTATCCATCAGTTTTGTCGCGTCGGCGAGCTGGCGATGGTCGGTGCCTGTTCCTATGTGAACAAGGACGTGCCGCCGTTTGTGGTCGCAGCCGGTAACCCGTGCCGGGTCAGAGGCCTGAACCTTCGCGGCATGGAGCGGGCCGGTGTGCCGAGGGAGGCTGTGCTGTTGTTGAAGCAGGTCTACCGGCTCGTCTACCGTTCAGGTCTGAACCTGGCTCAGGCCGTCGCACAGATTGAGGCTGAAATTCTGCCCAGTGCGCAGCCGGGCTGTGGGCTGGAACAAATAGGAAGTTTCCTTGAGTTCGCTCAGACCACGAGACGAGGTCTGGAACTCCGAACCGGCGACGACAGCGAGACAGTGGGTAGTGAATGA
- the fabZ gene encoding 3-hydroxyacyl-ACP dehydratase FabZ produces the protein MGIDEIKRLLPHREPFLFVDGVTRLDPGRIEAYRELRPEEFFFSGHFPGNPVFPGVLMVEAIAQAGILLVLVQQEERKGRNTLFASIERARFRRIVKPGERLVLTAELVGGKAGLYKLQGTASVDGELACEATVMGVLRG, from the coding sequence ATGGGCATTGACGAGATCAAACGACTGCTGCCACACCGCGAACCTTTTCTTTTCGTTGACGGTGTTACCAGACTTGATCCAGGCCGGATTGAGGCATACCGTGAACTCAGGCCAGAAGAGTTCTTCTTTTCAGGGCACTTCCCGGGCAATCCGGTGTTTCCCGGTGTGCTGATGGTGGAGGCCATTGCTCAGGCCGGGATTCTCTTGGTTCTCGTCCAACAGGAGGAGCGCAAGGGCCGCAACACCCTGTTCGCCAGCATCGAACGGGCGAGGTTCAGGCGAATAGTGAAACCTGGTGAGCGCCTGGTCCTAACGGCAGAGCTGGTTGGCGGCAAAGCAGGCCTGTACAAGCTCCAAGGTACTGCCTCGGTTGACGGCGAGCTGGCATGCGAGGCAACAGTGATGGGCGTGCTCAGAGGCTGA
- a CDS encoding UDP-3-O-acyl-N-acetylglucosamine deacetylase: protein MSGETLKYCGATIARPVTRCGVDRSGRPAQVTLRPAGPGSGIWFVRNTASRTRAWPVSVRHRAEAGWQPCDWTQAVRATVGNAVTRGYETCLGQGIRTVRMVEHLLAACYGLGVTDLLVETSGSRLPLLDGSAQPYVTAMMQAGMVRYQVGPRTAHLRRPLLVQSGTRFIAAFPASRLTINCFVQLPRIGPQYVSFVETAGAFVRDIARARTFGWVDLPSARQRLGLRFGLRKVTGRGQHGAFVYPARWRLTCEPCRHKVLDLVGDLALLGRPVGAELFAFRPGHDINLEFVRKLERALKE, encoded by the coding sequence GTGAGCGGCGAGACATTGAAGTACTGCGGTGCGACCATCGCGCGGCCGGTGACTCGGTGCGGGGTAGACCGTAGTGGTCGGCCGGCACAGGTGACGCTGCGACCGGCCGGACCAGGTTCAGGGATTTGGTTTGTTCGCAATACCGCATCCAGAACCCGGGCCTGGCCTGTGTCGGTCCGGCATCGGGCCGAAGCAGGCTGGCAACCTTGTGACTGGACTCAGGCGGTGCGGGCTACAGTCGGGAACGCTGTGACACGCGGATACGAGACATGTCTAGGTCAGGGTATCAGGACAGTCCGGATGGTTGAGCATCTACTTGCTGCCTGCTACGGGCTGGGAGTGACCGATCTTCTGGTTGAGACTTCAGGGTCGCGGTTGCCTTTGCTTGACGGTAGCGCACAGCCGTACGTGACAGCTATGATGCAGGCCGGGATGGTGCGTTATCAGGTCGGACCGAGGACAGCGCATCTCAGGCGGCCGTTACTCGTGCAGAGTGGTACGCGATTCATTGCAGCCTTTCCCGCGAGTCGATTGACCATCAACTGCTTTGTACAACTACCTAGAATCGGGCCTCAGTACGTTAGCTTTGTAGAAACCGCGGGTGCCTTTGTCCGCGATATTGCGCGGGCTCGCACGTTTGGCTGGGTCGACTTGCCCTCGGCGCGGCAACGTCTCGGCCTGCGCTTCGGACTGAGGAAGGTCACCGGCCGCGGGCAGCACGGCGCGTTCGTATATCCGGCACGGTGGCGGCTGACGTGCGAGCCGTGCCGACACAAGGTACTGGACCTTGTCGGTGACTTGGCGCTGCTTGGCCGGCCGGTAGGAGCGGAGCTTTTCGCGTTTCGGCCCGGACATGACATAAATCTCGAATTCGTGCGGAAACTAGAAAGGGCACTGAAGGAATGA
- a CDS encoding UDP-3-O-(3-hydroxymyristoyl)glucosamine N-acyltransferase: MRCNSSLMVGIDPSARIGAGAFVGPDVSVGPDAVIGENAVIVGHARLGARVRVGPGTVIGAAGFGYEFVDGKYHHLPHTGGVIVEDDVEIGANCTVCRAKHGRETRIGQGTKIDSQVHIAHNVRIGKHCVIAAQTGIAGSVIIGDYVMIGGQVGVKDHVRIGDNAVILARAAVFRSVPPGACYSGIPARHHDQTKRFWAGLWRRFGKEESDAGAVKR, translated from the coding sequence ATGCGATGCAACTCCTCCCTGATGGTCGGGATTGACCCGAGCGCACGGATAGGGGCTGGTGCTTTTGTTGGACCGGACGTCTCTGTTGGGCCAGACGCGGTCATCGGCGAGAATGCAGTGATTGTCGGCCATGCACGGCTTGGTGCTCGCGTCCGGGTCGGACCAGGTACGGTAATCGGCGCTGCAGGTTTCGGGTACGAGTTCGTTGACGGTAAGTATCATCACCTGCCCCACACGGGGGGTGTGATTGTCGAGGATGACGTCGAAATTGGAGCGAACTGCACTGTTTGCCGAGCCAAGCATGGGCGGGAAACGAGAATCGGCCAAGGAACCAAGATTGATAGTCAGGTCCATATCGCGCACAACGTCCGGATTGGCAAACACTGCGTGATTGCAGCGCAGACCGGGATTGCCGGTAGCGTGATCATTGGCGACTACGTGATGATCGGTGGTCAGGTTGGAGTGAAGGACCACGTCCGCATCGGCGATAACGCAGTCATTCTTGCGCGTGCCGCAGTGTTCCGCTCGGTGCCGCCGGGTGCGTGCTACTCGGGAATTCCGGCCCGACATCACGATCAAACGAAGCGTTTCTGGGCAGGACTGTGGAGGCGATTCGGGAAAGAGGAATCGGACGCTGGAGCAGTGAAGCGGTGA
- a CDS encoding OmpH family outer membrane protein: protein MTPRIFFVGLGLALIMSLGAKEYKVGYIDSDAIISKYEAAKEAKKELESEIAKFRAQADSLRADYERAQEEYESQELTLSEDGKRAKQAEVQQRKSRYDAFVDQVYRDGGKIDQKNDELIAPIVEKINAVVSKIAEEEGYSLVLDAAKIEVVYAQPGLDLTDEVVAELNREYAPVGPAGTRKSVYAVMPIYETNDEARQDRIGSQTRQFCYDLVRSQPNTEMVGNQKADELVQARGFAGRQIGQTEALDVARALDADYAVFGDCAKQDRKISFSLTIIDVRLGTVVRTETGETNRIEDLRVQVARAVQVLMTSVQKP, encoded by the coding sequence ATGACGCCGCGAATATTTTTCGTCGGACTGGGACTTGCTTTGATTATGTCGCTCGGAGCCAAGGAGTACAAGGTTGGCTACATTGATTCAGATGCAATTATCTCAAAGTACGAGGCGGCGAAGGAGGCAAAAAAGGAGCTGGAAAGTGAAATCGCCAAGTTTCGCGCCCAGGCCGACTCGCTGCGAGCTGATTACGAGCGGGCTCAGGAGGAGTACGAGTCTCAGGAGCTGACGCTCTCGGAAGATGGCAAGCGGGCGAAACAGGCCGAGGTCCAGCAGCGCAAGAGCCGGTATGATGCCTTCGTTGACCAGGTGTACCGCGACGGCGGTAAGATTGACCAGAAGAACGACGAGCTGATTGCGCCAATCGTCGAGAAAATAAATGCGGTTGTCAGCAAGATTGCCGAGGAAGAAGGTTACTCCCTTGTACTCGATGCCGCCAAGATCGAAGTTGTGTATGCTCAGCCCGGACTTGACCTGACCGATGAGGTGGTAGCAGAGCTGAATCGTGAGTATGCACCGGTCGGACCGGCCGGGACGAGAAAGTCCGTTTATGCGGTAATGCCGATATACGAGACGAACGACGAAGCACGGCAGGACCGGATCGGTTCGCAGACCAGGCAGTTTTGCTACGACCTGGTGCGGTCCCAGCCGAACACTGAGATGGTCGGAAACCAGAAGGCAGACGAACTGGTTCAGGCACGCGGGTTTGCCGGGCGGCAGATCGGTCAGACCGAGGCGCTGGATGTTGCCCGGGCCTTAGACGCCGACTATGCGGTTTTCGGTGATTGCGCGAAGCAGGATCGAAAGATATCGTTTAGTCTGACAATTATTGACGTCCGTCTTGGTACCGTGGTGCGTACCGAAACTGGAGAGACGAACCGGATTGAGGACTTGAGGGTTCAGGTTGCCAGGGCTGTTCAGGTTCTGATGACGAGCGTACAGAAACCATAA
- a CDS encoding radical SAM protein, translating into MEVGARANVLTAGCRLNQAESDALRARLIQLGFGLVGDVRTADFCFVNTCTVTAAADRSSIQLIRRACQPVPRPRVVVLGCLAERAPARVWSIPGVAEVWDNARKQAEIACVCPEPRRSRAFLKVQDGCNRECGYCVVGRLRGRPVSVPTKVVCHQFEQLLARGFQEVVLTGLNLGLYQDDDGTDLAGLVRMMFVQAGRRPVRIRLGSLEPDTVSRAILDLVSDQRMAPHFHLALQSGDDGVLARMERRYDSQAFAALVAELRRVRPDANIGFDVIVGLPAESEVSFSRTVALIDRLAPGYLHVFSYSARPGTPAAGMADVPAAGERRARARLLRERSVRFRQEYSSRFVGTVRSAVVESCATALTDNYLRVALDPLSATEPRRMVDMMIVLESGRLVGQPVTGRPSHDCAGAVGYSKTNTVKEVA; encoded by the coding sequence GTGGAGGTTGGGGCTCGCGCGAACGTCCTTACCGCCGGCTGTCGTCTCAACCAGGCGGAGAGCGATGCGCTGCGGGCCAGGCTGATTCAGCTTGGGTTCGGGCTTGTCGGTGATGTCCGAACGGCGGATTTCTGCTTCGTGAATACCTGTACCGTGACCGCGGCGGCTGACCGTTCCTCGATTCAGCTCATCCGGCGTGCGTGCCAACCTGTCCCCAGACCCAGGGTTGTCGTGCTTGGATGTCTGGCGGAACGGGCACCGGCCAGGGTATGGTCGATTCCCGGTGTTGCAGAGGTTTGGGACAATGCGAGAAAACAGGCCGAGATTGCTTGCGTTTGCCCGGAGCCTCGGCGTAGCCGGGCGTTTCTCAAAGTCCAAGACGGGTGCAACCGAGAGTGCGGCTACTGCGTCGTCGGTCGGTTGCGCGGCCGGCCGGTTTCGGTACCAACCAAGGTCGTCTGTCACCAGTTTGAACAGCTTTTGGCGAGAGGTTTCCAGGAAGTGGTATTGACCGGTCTGAATCTTGGTCTATATCAGGATGACGACGGCACGGACTTGGCCGGGCTTGTACGAATGATGTTCGTCCAGGCAGGCCGCCGACCGGTCCGGATTCGACTCGGCTCGCTGGAGCCGGATACAGTGAGCCGGGCAATCTTGGACTTAGTCAGTGATCAGCGGATGGCACCACATTTTCATCTGGCACTTCAGTCTGGTGATGACGGAGTGCTTGCCCGTATGGAAAGGCGTTATGACAGCCAGGCATTTGCCGCACTGGTCGCCGAACTCAGGCGGGTCCGGCCAGATGCGAACATCGGGTTCGATGTCATCGTTGGATTGCCGGCCGAGAGCGAGGTCTCATTCAGTCGAACTGTGGCCCTTATTGACCGGCTTGCACCTGGGTATCTGCATGTCTTCTCATACTCGGCCCGGCCTGGAACCCCGGCGGCAGGGATGGCGGACGTGCCGGCTGCAGGCGAGCGCAGAGCAAGGGCAAGGCTGCTGCGTGAGCGCTCGGTTCGGTTCAGGCAGGAGTACAGCAGCCGGTTTGTCGGTACTGTGCGGAGTGCGGTTGTGGAATCGTGCGCCACGGCGTTGACCGACAACTACCTGAGGGTGGCATTGGACCCCTTGAGCGCAACTGAGCCGCGCAGGATGGTTGATATGATGATTGTGTTGGAATCTGGCCGCCTGGTCGGCCAGCCGGTGACCGGGCGGCCGAGCCACGACTGCGCCGGCGCGGTCGGATACTCAAAGACTAACACTGTCAAGGAGGTGGCATGA